cggacctgaccgcacgagccgagcggcacgtttaggacttgcgacgggtcagcgactggaagagtcgtttttactccgtcaacaagtcaaccgctcgtggttccctttttgggtcaaggaattgaatccctattacccggggcggaacctttgtgcgcaatttgagagggaaggtgtgagggggtgacgaacgaggagggtgtggttaaatgaaaaagaacaaaagtttaatttactaaagacaacattttaatttgattgaatttataattaggatacaaaaacttaattcttaatcgcatatgttaataattttatttatgtattctttacaagtgtgtgtgtgtgtgtgtgtgtgtgtgtgtgtgtgtgtgtgtgtgtgtgttttatttttccggagggaggacagaagaaataataaaataaagagaaatgaactgatttactcgttgcagagtagtttcggatcgcgttgaatatgttcggtggttctgagcaggcgccccgttgagggaaggtgttgtataggcgtcggactcttttgtaaacgagtgggcaccctactgcgggatggtgtcgtcaaggtaatggaccctctacttgagatgcaccacgagatggtcgcgacaaagtatcaactggttttactctttgattcgcgcccccgaactactcgaaaaactgtttcgagaaactgagctaaacggaataactgcgcaaaactgtttaaaaaactgtgtgtgattgtgtccggagccaccagaacacgggtttttatactttttctttggggtagatccctttggaaaatcttaggtttttggagcggggatcgaataggaattagtcttgcgagaaaatttttaatgtgggggaggatggcgtcatttttagctaataggattgggtttagatgattaggttacttgaaatgagataggaagaaagaggccctaacgaataaggaatagcgtcgtttcgggtccatatatgatgggggtaggtttttgaggtggcgtaacccggttggtgttaattagtataggtggggtgcatctcagtgtcttaagatctgggtgggcgtagtctttagaccatacgatggaatgatgggtggtctatagaagtgtttgccccgattctcggctttcggattgggtggttaagaatcggtatataagttcgcaaagccttgggtcactgatctaataaatttgacagtttacgactgtcgcgtgcccttggtgtcgcgtggagagtgcgactaatgcatctcggtttcccagacctactaaacacgtgcgccgtatcaggtgtcgcgccttctcggcatgcgactgcggtcattccccgatcgttactcggtaaaaccctatctactagctagagttcccgtaggtggaatccaagagtatgactagttggtgccagttttttctttttatctcttactctaaccgtctggagtcggttaaggactccagctaccgcgaagttttgacttttacggtttttctggcgacgataggcacgctgagcgaccaaggtattttgaaatatccatgctatttttctccgtgaaaagattcgagctcctggtgtctcatgagaaaaacagctctggcgttataatatttcttaagagttttgttggttccgcgtttactaggtctggtatttaatgaaaagaaaagaatcgtgtaatctgatcaggacgtaacaatactttgatgtgaatatacataatatggagcacataatatacataatatatacacataaagcacatgaataaaagtattttgtagaaattagaatataaatgtatgtaattaaataatataaatgtttgcaaaaatgttgcaaaatttatgtataatacatacacttttttatccttcagagtgccttcaacccatttttttcagccgggtttcgtagcacataacacaaacacacacacacgcacaactaacacacacataactaacctaaaagattctgtatatgacagatagcactgagaactgtatagcgcctctatcccaaaatctcggaactaatctatagctcttttttaccttattctttctatattgcacacatgctttacataaatctggaaaagggtggcgttttgaaaataagtctctaagatctatttttttggttttccattattgtttcatacgatcttcttcggcacatggtcttgttttgcagattgaagcagtataattttgatataaaagatataattctttgaggtgacattgtcggtaaattttcaaaaattttttttattttttggtttaaatttgaccaactgccgaaagattagcatatgtactttatttacaccaaaggatttgtaattctattaaagcaataaaaaacgccaccctgtttagaaaattgaagtttcggtcggtaacaatatgacttcagcatcctcttaattattttgactATTTTGTATAAGcaatactattaatttttatctttgtttaaaatgttttgtgtTACAGTTGATTTAACTGAGACAGTTAACAATGGTCTGTgtagaattgaaatattttaaatataaacaaaatggcATCAAACTCAGAAAATCAGAACAACAATCACATGGATTACCGCATAGATAATGCAACAACAGACAAATGTTATGAACTCGCCGAGACAAAGAACgcaataaaatgtaagttATTGTTCTTCATATCAGCCGCGAATTGTTAGATGCATCTAAGAAATTTGGCAATTTTGGAATATAcgttttcacattttctatTGTATGctcatattttttatccgTCCATTCATTGTTAGATGTATGCTGGTCtatgaaatgttttatattctttatcatGTGCTTCTTACATTTCATTGCGTTTTTTGCCTCGGCGAGTTCATAACATTTGTCTGTTGTTGCATTATCTATGCGGTAATCCATGTGATTGTCGTTCTGATTTTCTGAGTTTGATGccattttgataataatatttaaaatatttcaattctacACAGAATAATGGTACATCGTGGAGATCGCGGCCAAAGTGCAACGGACAGACCGCTCTGGTTGGATATGGACATGTTTCGGAGAGGACAAAAATTCGCACAAAAACACATCTTCTCGATCTTCCTCGCTAACATGCTGTCACTGTTccaaatatttacttttaaagaCAGTCTTAAACCGATAATTTTGATCCGGCAATCTCACACGTCGTACTTAgcgtttaaagtttaaaaagtgtaagttgtaataatttcgacaaaatttttcaaatatatgaaaagatttctacagaatttgataattagatttaaatcaaataatttatttttctattaaacttGTATTTCTTATAATGATAATGGTATATTTACAGAAATCATTCAATATATAGcttgagaaaaacaaaaagcagaaattacagaattttttactctactgcaaaataattttaactacaGCTAATCTCAACtgttatgtaataaatataaataattttttcgaaataatatacaaaactgtagttgaattaaatttaaatgattgaattaaattacattcggtatatttttgaaaaatgcacGTCAAAACTTTATGATTGAAGATACTTGCTGATCTATTGCTTGCCGTGTGAGAAACTGGATGACAGAGGATCCTTGGACCGAAGGTACAAAGATTCATCAAGACATTCAAGCTGGGATGCATCGTGCGATACGGCTGAAACTTTGCGAGTACGATCATGAGGAACTCGATGCGGCCACTAAAATCTCGAACCCTGATGATGCCGGAATAGAAAAACAATCCTAGAAGATTTTTCTTCCTGTCCGTATCCGACCGTGGCAAACGGTTGTCTTCATCTACTGTTCAGACCCACGGGATTAAATCAAGCTGATATGGCAGCTACGCAATTCGCTTTTATGGGAATAATTCTGCTTTATCCGGACAAGCTCGGCGTTCACATTAACGACGAAGATATGATAGTTTTTTGTCACCTATGAAAAGGTATAGGATATCTTCTTGGTATCGAAGATGACTAAGTACGATGGCATTTCCGCGCAAGTTCGCTCATCATTACATTTCAAACACTGCGATGTTAATAGCAAGGTCATTATGGCAGTAAGTTCATCTAATAACAAgtttaaacttttcttttgagTTTAACGTATTTCCAttctagaataaattttttatttatctgaacattgatttttaatctttatccaatgtatatttttgcttttgcttcttgatttttatttgttatgtgTTTGTTGACTGATCTTTTTATCACttgcatacttttattattttttataatctattataatatattgttctaTAGtttgttctataaaattaGTACGTTTTACCGACAATAAATCTATGCTCTAGATACAATTTTTGTCGCGGCACCCGGGAAAAAACGTTCACgcttgattttatataattatatatgagcATACAAAAGTATACAtgaaatgttacataattttgaatgataatatattattatgtataattatatatattcatgaatggttgtatatataaccatgCATGATCATATACATTCGAACATGTATTTGTATGGAACCATACGTGTTGTGTGTGCAGACTGTTTACGACTATGCATGATCATACACCATTCCATACAATACATTGTCCGATCTTGCATGGTCGTATATGAGCATGCATAATCGTATATGGTCATATTCATTAATacatgaatttataaaaaaccatATATGATTGTATGCAAGCTACTATATGATCATACATGATCATATACGATTCCGTACCGTAACGGAATTCTTATTCGTACGGTCATACATGATCGCATATGTTCGTATACATTCATACTTGGAATGTATGGTGTCATACTgatttacacaaatttatacatgTGCAGACATAATCATATACGACTTTATAAGGCATTTTTCcggatatataaattatgaatataaaatataatattaattattcttgataaaacattttgtttttattataaatagctataattataaaatatacacaacatTATACGATAAATCCTGCAGAATATTAAACTCAGGCGGcggtgtattatatataatatcttataaaattaattatatatttttaatatattatatataaatgtgtgttACAGTAAAAAAACGCAGTTACATATAAAGTAAAGTACATACACAGGAACTTATTATGATTCGATATATTATGTGCTGTATATAATAGAAGTATGATTTGATCATAATAATCATAAgattttagaaagaaaatttggttgtttgcatataaaattttcaattttcacaaCTTTATGCATAAAGTTTATGtcatttgaattaattataacaaattgatGCCTATTTTCTTCCACAGGTATTACATGCTTGACCTTCATCATTGTATcctgattataaataatatttacatgtttcacgaaaaattgacgaagtataaaatataccaCGCCTTTAGATTTGAAGAAGAATCTGATTGATccataaatattagatttatcTTGAAAGTTAATGTAAACAGTGTaactattactttttattttcttataaatttcagAGGTATATGTTTTACTAGAAATTGTAGCTCTGGCATACATTAGTATATTAGTTACACTAAACTGATGCGCTATTAGCAATTCCCTCTCAGAGTCACTTAACGTTACTTTCACGCTATTACCATTAACTTCATTATCTTTTTGTAGGGTCGAATTagatctattaattttattaactttgttTCTTAGAATTTGAACTCCGTTAactatttgtaaattatttgcaatttctttGCCGATATGTTTCGAGCCATGtacaaaatttgaaagaaatccattaaaattttcgaatgGAAATGCTGAATTAGCCCACAGAGGACCCCAACGTCTCACACAGAGGGTAAGGTGTAACAGCTGATGAACATTGTATGTTAACTGACGgtcatcatataaaatttcaatgtcccttacaaataatttaagcaaatattCTGCTTCATCAAGATCTGGtactttcttaatatttttttgtaataacgtGAATATAGCTATGACGAGAAGAAGCCAATGTTGGAAATACTTTTCTGGTAAATAATCAATCATAATAGGGACTGAATAAAATAAGAGCCAATTATAGAATTCGGATGCCTTATAAGACTTGAAATGGAATATACTTCGTGGTAAGCGACTAAATGTATCCGGAGGTAAGATGTTTAATAATCTGGTATCAATTTCAGCcataaaatgtttcacatTCCAATCTCCAGTTTTTTCGAACCAAAGAACCATAAATTGCTTCACAACTCCCAAAAGAACAGAATGCATGTATTCAGGCATGAAACATGTACCTACATCAATAAGGGGTAGAGCTGCAATAATTGATCTTCCTTTTACACctttaataatagtattctgtTTGGCTGCTTTTTTCCCTTGTTTTTCCATCTTTTCTCCTGTTCTTAGAGTAATTTCGTTGATGAAAGGATATATACGAATCCGCTTTTTACCAGAGAGAGTTTCCACAACTGTACActttttggttttaatttcGCAATTATTACAGCCAAAACGTCCGTTATAataggaaatattttgcatctcTGCTCTGCATGGGGCATCAGCCACTATCAATGGAGCTACAATTTTAGAATTGCCACTCTCATTAGTCTTTGGATCAATCCAATTAACGCCGGCATTAAAACAATCTTGTAATTTTGAACAAAACGGTTGAAGATAAGTATTCATTAACGGTTTGCGTTCATCATACCACAAACCAGTGACGACTAAGAAAGATTCCCGAAGATACTCTGGGATTTCAGCTATCATAAACATTAATGGCCAAAACTGAGCCTTTGAACTTTTCATTAATGAAACACCAtcagtatttaatattaaagttaaatcatACACTCCTTTTTCCCTTCTACAATTTACTCTAATATATTCTGTTCCATCAGTAATGTCGCTAATTACATTTGGATCGCGATCACGACACTTCGATTGATTTAAAATCTCAGCAAGATTTCTATGCTCAAACATATGTCTAATTTGCTGCGATATATCCAATTCATAAAATACCGATCTACCGCCGCCTGATAAACATACTCGGCAACAGTTGTTaacaaagatattattatcataaaaaagacACGTTTTACAATAGAAGTGTTCCGTGACAGAGCACTGAGGAGCGATGTTTCGAGTATACTGAAATAACTGAAAACAAGATTTAGGCATATTATTCGGCTGTGGAAGCATATTACAAATTGTcaacaaagtattttttaaattctctttcgTCATCCTGTGTTTAATGTACAATTCGAAAACAGCTAAGACACATTCATCTGTACTTTTTGGGCTATTCTCATACAACATACTATATGTTTCAACTACCTCGTCATTTTGATTGTCTTGATTGTCACCAACCTCATAACTACTCTCCGAACTGCAGTTCCTCTCAATGTCActaacattattttcatcctcttcttcatttttgctttcttcattttcttcttcatcttcttcttctccttcaacttcttcttcttcttcttcttcaccTTCAGCGTCTTCTTCTGTTCCTTCATCATCATCGTTTTCTTCCAATTCGCTGCCATCGTCATCTACTAGTAGTAGGCTTTTTTCTTCCGAGTCAGCTGAGCTATTGCTTTCATGTACGGTCTGATCTTTGATACCTGTAGATGAGCCTTCTTCTACAAATATAATGGAATTATTTTCATCCAAAGAAGCCCTTACTTTATTCCGCCATCTTTGTAATGTTCTTAGAGggatctatatataaaaaaaaaatataatttattaaatatatataaatatatatacatacataaatgaaacatgaatattatgttaatatttgcaCCAGAAAATaagttctatataaatatatatatatactaggtgcgcaactaagtttccgggtttcacacatgaatggcgctaacgatacatgtagtcgatatacatgtctaaagttgtgtttttttattaacttggacatctgtcaacaataaccagtcataataccaacacatattgcaacgcaaaaatattttttctaacaataaagatgtcgagttttgtgccaaataaacagcatttgcgggaagctttgcttttctgcttcaacttgaaagaaaatgcagctgaagcacgccgtttgcttgagaaagcctacggcgaacatgcacaatcgaaaactacttgtgaagattggtttaaacgctttagaaatggcgatttcgacactgaggacaaggagcgctccggaagaccaaaaacatttgaggacgccgatctgcaagcgttattggatgaaaatgatacgcaaacacaagacaacaacaactgataaatttgaaccatgcattgctcgaaaaacggccagaatgggacacgagacacgaacgagtgatattgcagcacgacaacgttccgtgccatcgcacttccatcgtccaggacaccatgaaaacgctgaaatgggatctgctaccgcacccgctgtattcaccagacctggccccttccaattatcacttgttccggtcgatggcacatggcttagctgggctacacttggccaatttcgaagaagtgcaaaactgattggataaatggtttcgatgcaaagacgcgtcgttttatcgtcgcggtattcatgtattgccagagagatggcaaaaatgtgtagctagcgagggacgatact
This window of the Linepithema humile isolate Giens D197 chromosome 1, Lhum_UNIL_v1.0, whole genome shotgun sequence genome carries:
- the LOC136997281 gene encoding uncharacterized protein; the encoded protein is MSNDIRDYDEPVAKKKLYHSHPWKIDGNLSIPLRTLQRWRNKVRASLDENNSIIFVEEGSSTGIKDQTVHESNSSADSEEKSLLLVDDDGSELEENDDDEGTEEDAEGEEEEEEEVEGEEEDEEENEESKNEEEDENNVSDIERNCSSESSYEVGDNQDNQNDEVVETYSMLYENSPKSTDECVLAVFELYIKHRMTKENLKNTLLTICNMLPQPNNMPKSCFQLFQYTRNIAPQCSVTEHFYCKTCLFYDNNIFVNNCCRVCLSGGGRSVFYELDISQQIRHMFEHRNLAEILNQSKCRDRDPNVISDITDGTEYIRVNCRREKGVYDLTLILNTDGVSLMKSSKAQFWPLMFMIAEIPEYLRESFLVVTGLWYDERKPLMNTYLQPFCSKLQDCFNAGVNWIDPKTNESGNSKIVAPLIVADAPCRAEMQNISYYNGRFGCNNCEIKTKKCTVVETLSGKKRIRIYPFINEITLRTGEKMEKQGKKAAKQNTIIKGVKGRSIIAALPLIDVGTCFMPEYMHSVLLGVVKQFMVLWFEKTGDWNVKHFMAEIDTRLLNILPPDTFSRLPRSIFHFKSYKASEFYNWLLFYSVPIMIDYLPEKYFQHWLLLVIAIFTLLQKNIKKVPDLDEAEYLLKLFVRDIEILYDDRQLTYNVHQLLHLTLCVRRWGPLWANSAFPFENFNGFLSNFVHGSKHIGKEIANNLQIVNGVQILRNKVNKINRSNSTLQKDNEVNGNSVKVTLSDSERELLIAHQFSVTNILMYARATISSKTYTSEIYKKIKSNSYTVYINFQDKSNIYGSIRFFFKSKGVVYFILRQFFVKHVNIIYNQDTMMKVKHVIPVEENRHQFVIINSNDINFMHKVVKIENFICKQPNFLSKIL